The genome window TGGAGATCCAAAGAAAGCAGCCATTTTCAAGATTGGAGAGACTCCTAGTTAAGTTGGGTTATGGGTGAGGGAAAAGAAATCATCCTGTCACTGCAATAAGTAGAGGGATGGTCCCTACCTTATCCTTATGTGTGATAGAATTTAGATGGTGGTTTTcagtttccttttctttccagGGGGTGTTTGGCTGCAAGGAAACTTGGAAGCCAAACATGCTCAGCGTATTATATAAGCTTCCTCAGGCTCAGCTTGCTGTTACAgtatatatgtcaaattctaccaTACCAGTTTAACCAACTATTTCCAAAGGAATAAAGGATGGGGAATAGGGTTATATTTACACTCCCCAGGTTTCCTATTTGTAATAGACTGATACCCAGATATTGTCAATAACCGCGAGGAAGAGCTCTGACAAAAAAACCTGCTAATGAGCGGGTTTTGACTGAGAAACAATTCAAGGAACCCTAGTGTATTCCATTTATCAGACTGCCCAAATCCCAATTTCACAACATTTCTGTAACTATTCTTGCCTAGCTCAGACAAAATTTATTGCTTTCCCTTCTCCTGTGACTGCTAGTCATGCCAAGAGCATGTTTTTTCAGTTACAACATCACTTCTTCAAATCACCTGAATGctagaaaatcaaacaaaaacacaaaattcaaaCCTTGATTACAACAAATgcaaatgaatttttacaaacAAATACACATACTCGTGGGCGGCTGCACCACCAACCCAcgaatacaaagaaaaaaaagtgaagaagaaaaagaatcacAATAATCTCAAATTGAAGTATATGTTGGCTCAGGGTCTTCAATCAGTCTTTCTTACATTTGTTCCAAATTACCCAGGACCTGCCTCCACTTCTTGGCATTCCAGTGAGCCAGTATTCAGTTTGGTTCTGAACTTGCCTGTTTTATTCTGCTGGTTCTTCTGCAGCTCGTGATGGTTGAACCCTCTCCTGACCACTGCTTATTGCTGCACTAGGTCTAGGCACTTGTGAACTGGTTATAGGCTTTTGCAATGGTTTCAGAGTAGCCATGATTTCAGCAAATGTAGGCCTCATTTTTGGatttctaaaatgtaaaaacagGTAAGATGTTAGAAAACAGTAAGTTTATATGACTAAgatgttagaaacctataacTTTATATGCTTAACCATGAATGTAAATACATCCATAAACATACTGTATACACTGCAAGATCAAAATAAACAGAGAAATTTTCCACCACGATGCATTCACTACAAAAGCatgcaaaatatatatgtatacacacacacatatagcTGGGATTATTGTTTACAGATCTTTTATGTGTAGGATTTGGGCTTGTGTTTGCAGATTGAACAGAAAAGGATCTGGGTGGCTTGGTGGTACACTTCCAACAGTAGTTCAATGCAACAGATTGATTGGATCTGACAGAAGATTTTCAGGGGCAACAATTCTATAGAGATCAGAATGGAACAAAGAACTAAGATAAACAAAGACTGAACAAGGCCAAGCTAGCTATACCTTTACCATGTTATGTAGGATTCAACACTAGCTGAACTAACTTGAGAGGAACTATTCAAACACAGACCAGTCATCCACAAGTTGCTTAATCAAGTTCTAACCAATGTAAACTGGTAGGCAAACACAGCTTAACCATTGGATTCTGGTGTTTCTGTTTCTCTCagatttttatataaatctttcatcattttatcaaataaataaataaataaaatatacataatCCAGCATAATGGATGGTGAACTCAGGTCAAACAGTTTTGATCCAATCTGGGCCCGGACCAATATGACCTTCAGTTTTCAAAAAACTTCTGCCTGCATGGGCACATAAGGCAAACAATAGTCAAAAGTCTTAGGTTTGTTGAACAGTGTTTGGAAAAAATCAAGTTGGTTCCAACACAGCTCAACTGAATACAGCAATGAAATGTACAACATAACATACTGCACAAGACTACTTTTTTAATAGGCCACAATTATTGTACTTTGGAGCATAAAACTACTAttattttgtttctgataaaataaCATTAGACACTAAATGCCGACAAAAGGTAGAAATCAGCAATTGCACCAAAACATGTTGCATGAAGGCATCCACTGCACTTCTCActaaccctaacccctaaacccatTCATAGAGAACTGTTTCCTATACTATTTACCTTGTGTTTGCCTAATACAGGAAAATCTGACTTTAAAACCTAGAATCTTCAGGACCCAGTAATATGCCTTTACATCCTGTTCTTCAAGTCTTCCTCAACCCTACAAGAACTAAGATGTCTAATGCGCCCCATATGCATTCTATGAACACAtacttaaaatttgaattacaGAAGTACCTCTGTTAACATACACAGATGATTTGGTTCCATAAACTGAAATCACTAGTTCCAATGAAATTTGTTGAGATAAATCAAAACGAATATTACCAATTATAATAAAACCATATTTCAGTTGCACAAACTGAAATCAATAGCCAGTCCAAATAGTTGCAACTGAAATTGTCAAGATAATCAGAATCAGTGTTATCAATTCTAGACTGGATGTGAATGCATAGTCACAGTTAATAGCAATAAAATTTGAACTTCTATTTTTAACATACCAAAATTATTAGTTAAGATTTGTTGACAAGAAGAATAAGAGCTAGTATGATCTTGTGATCCTCAAGGTTTTTGTCATGAAGTGTTAATATCGTTATCTCTGTGCATGTGCATGTGTTTTTGCGAGGTTTCTTAACAAGCATTAAAAAACCATTGactgaaattcaaaatttccatatttgaacaaaaaataaCATTGCTTAATGTTAAAAACCCCATTTAAATGGCAGAAACCCAATTAAAACAGTTTGGTGCTCTAAAAGAGACACTGTGTGACCTTCAGGACAAAGGATACAGGTCTGGGCATGATTTGTACTGGTACAGTCTGCTCGTCTAAAATGGtaagaagcaaagaaaaattaacTGGTGACAGAAGTAAATGAAACATTTAGAATTGAGACAAACacatttcataaattattaaagataacccttattgataaaaaaataaataaataaataaattattaaagataaacgATCCCCTAAAATATCAAGTTGGCAAACAGTTTCATAATCAGAAAAATAAAAGCTACAAATAGGAAGTTGTCGATAAATACTCTAGCTTATGCCAACCATGAGCTGTACAGATGCAGGATGCTTTTACCACACAATTATGAAATAAACAAAAGTACATTCCATTGGACATGTTCAAAATAGAGTAGATTGAAGGCGAAATAACTTGTGTACTCACGTGTGCCAGCATCTCCTAATAATATCTGCCACAACAGGATCCATATCATCTGGAATGTCAAGACGGCGATGCTGGAATCCAACAGCACCAACAACTTGCATTGGGTTCATTCCTCCCCATGGTTGTTGTAATGTAGAGAGTTCCCATAATATGACCCCAAAGCTGAAAACATCACACCTGCACATACAGCACATACAACCATTTTCATCAGATGATCATCCAAAATCTTAAAGAAGACAACTGATATACTCTAGGAAAGAGGACATACTTTTCATCTGAAGGCTCATTTCTTAGTACTTCCGGAGCCATCCACTCAGCCTAAACAAGAGTAATATAATATGAATTATTAAAATTTCTGATTGTAATGATTGCCTATAAAAGAAGCATCAATGCTACAGGACTATTATTGAGAAAGTAAAGAAATGATTGCAAACAAATGtgtaaataaatacaaaaaatttgtGAAGGAAATGTAATGTtgaacacctttttttttttttaattcatttgtgATGAAACAATAGctatttgttttaattgttcCAAAAAGTATTTTGTGTCAATATACATATTGTTAAGCTATCAATTTGACCCAAAAGCTTGAGCTTTTTAAGTAACTATGGGTCAACAATATATATCAGGCCAAATCGAGATACAGCCCTCAAACACCCTGCCACATGAGCAGCCTTCTTTGGGCTTGCATGTGAGCTCAATAAGTTGGAACACTCCACCTTATGAGCAGCATTTTCTTTGTGTTTGCATGTAGGCTCAATAAGTTGGGGCACCCCACCTCATGGGCATCCTTTCTTTGAGCTTGCACATGAGTTCAATAAATTGAAGGAAACAAATAAAAGTGAGGTTCAAACTCATGACTCTCCATGAGACAAGGCTAACTTAAGCTTTTGGTCACTTGGTAGCTTAagatggtatcaaagccttagTTTATGGAAGGTCATATGTTTGAATGTCATGGATGTTTACTTCCCTATTTATTAAGCCCATATGCAAACCCAAAGAAAGCTACCAGTAAGGTGGGTTATTAAGAGACTAGCCAAAGTGTAAATTGACTTATATGTATAGTTAACCCATTACCTaatagcttaagcttttaggtcaAATTGATAGCTAAACACATGATTCCAAAGAGATGAGTAAAAGTTTGTGAAAATGTGTACCTAATAACATATTACAATTTAATCTCAAATTAACAAACTTCTTCATAAGGAGATTTTGGACAATATATTAATTACTCAGCTCCATATATATACTTCAAAAGTGTATATAGAAGTAAATTCAATGGAATTATAAACCTGATTTCATAGTGATTGCAATAAATATCCTCTTGATTAATGTTGCTATATTATCATTGTTGCATCATATTATCATATTGTTTCCCCTCATAAGTGTCCTAAAAATTTTCAGGCCTCACTGGTTATCTCTAAGTTCTGTTTAGGCCATCCCTATGGACTCCAAACATTATAAAGTGCCATTCTGACTTATAATAAGGGAAAATGGTAATTCATCAATCATGGGGTTTCACTATGTTCCAGTCAATTTAGTCCATGGGGTCTCAACTCTCAAGGGATAAAGATAATGTCTTTTTCCTACTGACTTCACAAAATAACACATTGTATGTCTTTTGTGCTGAAAGCCTGAAACCATCAAATTTGGCATGGAAACAGAGCATGGACAAATGCTAGCCCCTTGCATTTCAACTTGGAATCATTTGCAACATCAAATACTTACCATGACATTGTCACTCTCAGATTGTTCATATACCACTTGATTTATTCTCACATCAACTTTCCATTACCTCTCgctatgttttctttttcaaatttctccATGTGCACCAAGCAATGTACAAACAGTCATGCATACATGCGTTGataatctcaaaattttcccaCATAGTTCAAACAAAAGCAAACTTTCAGAAccaatttcttattttcatgcCTCAATATCATTCCTTTTGCATGGGTAGATTCTAAGCAAAGCCCTAAATCTTGAGGATGTTACTGATGCatgatctttttttctttcccttctttttttggtGATAGACAAACagaattcatatataaaatgcCTAACATTAATGATGCATGAATTTCACCTCAGCTTTAAAGGAAAAGGCATTGAACTTGGCCCCTGAAATGTCAATCCTGAAGAATTCGCCCATCAGAAGGAAAACTCTATGTAAGTTTGCATCTATCTTTTTGTCGTAGATTGCAGTGAACTACTTTGTCAAAGGAGAAACATGGGCATTAAGAGATCTTATCAACTTAATATCTAGAAAGTATGAGGGCATGAAAAGGACAGCTTATCCAATGGGAGGCTCTACAAAATGTAGATCCCAAAGAAGTTAGTCAAGGGGATGTACATGTGTCCGTGGGTGGGGGTGTAATGCTAAATTACTGCACCATCCGTGGATGTTAGCATTATCCTCAATTTCCTTTGGACATAAAATAACCTGTCTTTCTCATTTAAAGATGTCTCCAAACTTATCCTTAAATCTCATCTATGCAAGTTTTTACACAAAAATCCACAAATCAAGTTTCATTTATTACTTTCAAGAACCTACTAGTTCATCTGAGATAGAGATAGATGGaccataaaataaaaccaattaaAAATGCCAATAAAAAAtccctgaaaaaaaaaattatttgatcaaAGACACACAAGTAGTCATCcatccaatatatatatttaagagatGCCCTTTCTGAAAAACCAATTTCCCTAACCACCTAccattttttcttgaaaataggttgccttcatgcatctttggaacATGTTCTTACTGTAACATTTGGCAGGGAAAAGAGCAGCATACTTAATGGATTGGGGTATTATCATTTGACACAACCAATTTAGGAGAtaaacttcaaataaaaaataacatgaaagagTGATTTTAGCTACTGAGTTTTATCCCATTTTTCAGAagacaaaacaaattaaaattaaaaattatgaataaaaatgaaaagcgAGCATGATGGCTCGACACATGATCTATAtctgattcaagtagcagcatGCTTCCTCACCTTGGCAAATAAAATCTCAAGCATAAACAAACAGGGATATGGATTTTTTGGATACAATATCTTGCAGGGTTTTTTAGATCACAGTATATTTTTCAGGGATATTTCAGCAtttttcccaaataaaaaatcatagagAAAGAGTGCAACAACTTTATCAAGTTGAAGAAGAGGAAAGGGCTTTTTCAGGGACATTTCAGTATTTTTCCCAAATAAGAAATTTaggggagagagagagcaatGATAAGGATCcaattgaagaagaagaaaggggcaAACACACATTCTCGTTCATTGATAATTACTCAAATGTTCCCACTGTTAATGAGAAGGATGTGTCATGCAGAAGAAAACTGGGAATGATGCTAACCCAACATATGCATGGGCTTGGCAATatcaatgaagaaaaatgaccCTGCTTAGCTTGAGTCTAGTCTAACTTCGTGAAATGACTAGAGGCAAAGGATAAGTAGAAGTTGGAAATGTTGGAGCGAAACACTACTACTTTTAACAGTAGTTTACTTATTTCATGAGTTGAAAGCAGGAACACAACCCCTCTTTTTGGACTGAAGGCATGTCTCAGCAAATCAATCCAAGCGCAGAATCTTGCCATCTGGCTAGAGCAACAAATCTATTTAAGGACAATAGAGGTGTCAGAAAAGTTACCACAAGGATAATTGTCCTGTTTTAGCCAAGTGTTCCTACAAACATTGCTTGTTGACCCTTCAACATCAGCTCTTCCtatcattttgaataaaaaaattaccaagTGTTGAATTGTCCATCCACCCATAGAGAAAGTGAGTTGGGTTTGAGACAGGTTAGTTTTATTCTGGTGTTGATAGTATCCACTCACACCATTGGTCATCAAGCTGGTTTGAAATGTCAATAGTAGTAAGCTAACGTGAATTGGATTATAATGAGTGTCACTAAGTCAAAATCCCTGCCACACAATTCCTGACTGGGCCTCACAGTCCCCAGCCAATTAGATCTCTCCCACCCCTTCCTCTACAACTCAATTGTCAATCCTTGGTAAGGGCCTCATGGTCCCCAATCAGTTAGATTTCCCAAACCAAAACTAAATCATCACACCCCATCCCCAATCAACCTTGAAACAAGCATGTGCACAAACCACAGACACACATTATCCAGCATAGCGTGATTTCCTTCTATCAAACATATGAAACATCAAGTTAGACATAGAAAATGCCGAAACCTTATGACAACAAacaaaaagaagggaaaaaaataaaaaagaaagaaaaaatgaaggaaaaaagcAACAAAAAGAAACATAGTACAGACATAATGTAACAATCAAAAGAAGAATGTATTGTGCTTCATTCATGATGTTGTAGAAATACATGGGCAAGATGCAAAGTACAGCTTACCGTCCCTGCAGTTGACctggaagaaagaaaagtacTATGCTTCATTCGTGATAAGCCAAAGTCGCATACCTGAATAACATGCAGAAAAAATTCACATCACGCTGGATTAGGTTTAGAAGATGCATAAAATGTACATGGCATTGTAACAAACAAGACAAAAAGGCTACCTTCACAACCCAATTCTTATCGACAAGAAGGTTTGGAGACTTCAAATCACGATGAACTATTACTGGAGTGCAATTATGCAAATAATTCATTCCCCGAGCCTGAAAGTTCAATTATTTAAGGGAACACATTATCACTAGGTGGAGTAACCAAGCAATACTAAAAGCTTTCATAATTGATATTGATATTAACAATAAGAATATAGAAACATACAGCATCAAGGGCCATCCTCAAACGCCTCCTTTCATCTAATTGATTGTTAGGCCGGTGAATTAGTCTATACAAACTACCTCTGCACAAAAATAAATCACTTCACAATTCCAGGTAAAATAAAGAATCAAACTGGATTACTTTATGAAAAGCTCTAGGAATTGGGGGTTCTAAGTAAAGATGGCACTATGAAACAATTCAACAAAACATGACGTCATCCTCTTTGTTTATGATttctaataaatatatttgCTTTCATACAAGTCAATGCATGATATAACATAATCGATTTTCCCTCTTCTTTGGAAGGATGAAAGATCCTTTTCACTAAAATCCTGTAAAGTCATAACCCCCTCTTAGCTAGGAAGTTGGATTCCTGATTACAACAAACTTAACCCAATTGATTTCCACCCTCAATTTTGAGATAATAAGGGTCCATAAACCCTTGAGTAATCAGTAAACTTGTACAGGGCCCATAAACTCCTGTGTGATCAATAAACTAGCACAATGAAAGAATCTAATGCAATGGCTTTCAGAAAATCATATTTCAGATgttaaaataaacatgaaaagAAGTATATAGTGCCAGCATACCTGGGAAGAAATTCTGTAACAATTGAAAGATTTGGGACACGAGTTACCGCTCCCATGAAGAGAACAACATTGGGATGCCTTAGTCTTTTCATGATCCGCACCTTGAAAAACAAACCATAAgtgaaataataaatttttctaaTCCTTCATATGGGCCAAAGTGACATATATAAATCAACATTTATAGGCATGTGGATGTGAAAGTGGACAAAATAGTCATGTGGGTGCaagagtaggaaaaaaaaattaaaacaaaaaaataaataaataaaaagaataagcATGTGGGTGAAAGATGAAAATGTCAATGCATAAGTGGAAAATAGGATCCATAGATCTTTTGAGtgaaagaaataggatttgaGACAACTTCATGAAATTGGACTGTTTTCAAAGTAAAGGAAATAGGgtttaaaaaattcatgcatTGCACCCTAATTCAGTCCACCTAAAGGACTTAGATGTGCACAATTAAATAGAATTTGGGAAAGGAGCATGAGGATGTTAAAAATCATACCCATCAGAGGAAGTCATTAGTCAATAGTGTCACAGTGCACAGGTCAATAGTGTATTGAAAGGATTTCTGTTTAGCCTTTTTATACTCAAGTACATTATTTTGCTTTTCTGAAGGCCTTCTTCTTATCCTTGTCTTTTTTGCAGataattttacttttatctaATAGAATGTAAGTGTactttccaataaaaaaaattagttccAGTGCACCATCAGCACCTAATTTTAGTGCTTGAATGGGAGGAAAAAAACATACAGTACAATACACTATCAAAAGTCAAAGTTGTTTTGGGCCAAGTACAATGCATGACAAATATATAGTACAAAGCTAGTGGCAGGAGCAACTGCCAACCAGGATAACAGAAGCAAAAATCTATGCATATCAAGGATATGGAGGGGCCTATGTCATCATGGACAGAAACTTAAAAAGTTAATCAGTCTTTCTGAAAAAATGGTAATTGCCATATAAACACAGCATCCACTAACAAtaggaagaaaagaaaccaaCTAGAGCATACAAACATAACAATAAAGATCAATTAAAACAAactgagaaaacaaaaaatagccAGCCATCTACAATGACTAACATTGCATAAGCTTTAACAATCATGGGTTCCTATCCTTGCATGTGATACAGCTATTACTGAAAGCATGCTCCCATACAAATCATATAGTCATAATTACAAGCATCACTTAGGTTCTGATGTCCTAACTTATCCAGCATTTTTTTAAATGCTATAACACAaatgcagagagagagagagagagagggtatTTACCTCACTTCTGAATTCGTCAAGTGATTCACCAGAAATATCTTGGTCCAGGAACTTCTTAACAGCAACTtcctaaaaaaatcaaagagtgACAATATACTCAAAATAAACACCTTTCAAGAATGGGAAATGTCCACTCATAAAAAGATTCACAAacagaaaattataaaaataaaataaaaaatcctgaAATATATTTAGTGGATTTTCTAACCAAAATCTTTAACAACTAAGGAACAACCCTAGAACAAGAGCAAAAAGTGGCAGATTATTGATGCTCCACTATGCATTTAAGCTATAACAAAATTGGTTATACTTTTGGCCACAAATATTTAAGCAAGGTCCAAGGGGATAAAAAGAACATGCTCAAATCATTCAAGAACAGATACATTTGATAATTTGAACTAGACAAAATCTATATAAACAGGGAAGTTCAAGTAAAGTGAATTTATAGGATTGAAATAAATAACATCCAAACACCAGGTACTACAACTATGTTAACATAACAATATTTCCCCCTTGATTTATAAGAACATCATCTGCTGAATGTATGCCTAAGATTAAGAAAACATTTGAAGTAATAatccttttctattttttataactgCAACGGAACTTAAACCTCCGGATTAGGCTAGAATCAGGTAAAATAATGCTTAACTCTGACCTATCAAACAGGGCCATGAGAAATTTTCAGCTGCGGGCATAAAACCAACATCATAAGCAGAGTTTCCAAATTATGCCTCCGAAAATGGTCATAGCCACACACTCAGAACAAACAATAATTGCCATCAATTGGAATTATTAGTATCAGTTTTTTTCAGTCAATCGATTTTATCTGAAGAGCAACACaggaataaaaatgaaatacagcAACCTTTTTCCCTAATACAGAAACCCACTTCCTTGGGTACATGTTACAAAACAGATGGAATCTTAAGAATTTTCATAAAACCTCTTTTTCACTAATAGTTTGGTTGGTTCCAAAGAAAAATGTagcaaaagaaatgaaatcaaaatttagaaacttggattttttaattattcaggAACTGAGGAAAAGCCCAACCTCCAATCAACTGAGCCCAATGCAACTGTACAAGTCAGTTAAGAtacattattcattttttcaGAAACCAAGCATCATAAAACACATGATTCAAAATGTTGGTTCTTCTTCCTCATTTCTCTCAACaatcaaatggatgtcaagtgCTGCCCATCTTATGATATATTAAGGAAATGTAATATTTTCCTATAGGAAATATTAATGGAGCTTTTGGAAGATCCACTTCCCTATGTCTTCCTGTAATTTGGGTAAAATACTTCATGTGTAGGTCTTCAGATGTTTTCAGGACATGATTATATCTATTTTGACataatttcacattttttttaggCTTCCTAAATGTCTGCTAAGTTTCTTTCCATATCATGTTTCCCTGAGCGCAGCGCTTTCTGAACATGCAATTATACACTGTACAACTGAGCAACACAAATGcacacataaaataaaaagtccCAGCACTTTGCAGATCTATATAAAAGGACCACAATCATAACAAAGACCTAACATGATAAACAGGGTGAAATGTCAGGGtagcatgaggaaacttacagTGCCATGCCAGTCTCCACGATATACCTCCCCATACGATCCTGCAACACAAAGAATATaccaaagaaatgaaataaaccTGAATATGCTAAAACAAGAGGGAATTAgcataatatatataacatgaAGCCTATAAACTCTGTAGCCtatccaaaaaacaaaaaaatgaagctCATAAACTCTAAAGATACAACGCAAAGGCCAATACCAAGTCCGATACGCTCACCCAAGGCGATTTCATCCCATGGGATCTCACAGTCTGCAACATCATCAAGTGCCACATCTGATTTTGTGCTATCCGCAGATCTATCCGATGTTCTCTCTCCTTCAGGATTTGTCCCAGAAGCATCATGCTCCCGGTTACCACTACCATGAGGCTCATAACCAGCACCATCTGCATCTCCCCCACTTTGCATGCCATCCGTTTGGTTAAAGCACTCAGCAGCACCACTTGGAGAATGAACACCAGTTTCCAAGTTCTCATACTGCTTACCAACAGCTGCAGTTGTTGCTACGACTGCTGCAGCAGCAGTGGCAGCAGCCGCCACAGGAAGTTCAAGGTTTGGGTCAGCAGTTGACTTTGCTGCAGCAACAACCATTGAAGATGCAACAACTGCTGCTGCCGctgcagcagcagcaacagGAACATTCTTCACATATTTCACAGGATTCACCTCTGATTGTGATGAAACAGACTGCCCAGTTACTTCTTTAAAATCTAGCAGATtgttaaaccctaaaccttccACAGGCTTAAGATCTGGCTGTACACAAGGACTTACTCTAGGTTGCATCCCATGATAAGGCAGAGGTGGCAAAAAGCCAATCGGACCAAGGTCATCTTGATCTTTAATTTTCCGGATTACTGgtctcttttcattttcatctttATCTTCAGTTGGGGACTTGGCCTCAACTATTGACACATCTATATGCTCGGGATAAATTTCAGTGAATAGGTTTGGAGGAGCAACAACACCACTTTCAAGTAACACATCATGAAGTTTCTGGGCCAACTGTGGATTTTCTTTGGCAGCATCAATCATATATTGTGAAACATCCTTCACTTTCATTCTACGCACCGCTGGAGAGCTTACACCTTCTGTCCAGGAGGGAGATCTTCCATGCATGTACGGATGGCTAGGCCTGCTGGGAAGTGCCCGAAGCAGAGTCTGCTCTGCATTCAAACTATCTTTACTTGGCCTGGGTAGATTTGCACAAGCCGTAAGTTCCCCTCTGTCATCAGATTCATTTCCAACAGCTGACAGATATGGCCTCACAACCCCACTGCTAGAAGAGGCTATATATGAGGAGTCTATCTCTCTAGACAAAGTACTGGCCGAAAAGATAGAATCATCATATTCTATATGCGATCCTGCTGCATCAGATGGAATAAGTGTTCCAGGATCTGCCATTAGATCAACAATGTACTCCCTGAAATTCACATAATCTCTCACCTTAAATAACATATGAATGCTTTGAGACTTCAATAAAGTAATTATACATGTAAGGAGGCATTTTCCTGCTTCAAGATCAATAGTTTTTGAGTAAAACTACCAAAAGAAAGACTAATCCAACCAGTTAGAATTAGGATCTGACATAAAACTTTGATAGAGCTCAGCAAATTGGGTTAAAGCATCTCATCGTACAGAGCTGGTAAAGCATCTCCTCATGCAGGGCACATGATAAATAATGTTCAACGAAAAGCAAATATAGAATTACATTGCAAACAAGCTATCGTGCTTGTACCAAGAAAAGTTTCACTTATAATAGCAATTACCTTCCATCTTCAATCTTCACGAAGTTCATTGCCACATCATCAGAACCTGTATATTGCTGTCCTTTCACTAATCGGCATGGGATGCCCACACTATCAGCCAAAACCTACATATTCATTTAAGACAGATGGCTAATTGACAGAAAAGCTTGAATTGAAAACCAAAACTCCTAAACAAAAGGACAAAAAGAACAGTAAGAACTAATGAAACAATGCAACATAACTGAA of Vitis vinifera cultivar Pinot Noir 40024 chromosome 17, ASM3070453v1 contains these proteins:
- the LOC100854850 gene encoding probable serine/threonine-protein kinase SIS8 isoform X8; the protein is MKNILKKLHIVSNQTEDVEGSTSSRGSKTHDGSSPDRLLHSRPHHNSEHKPFSGLSNWLNSVANRHSPSPPLSSNVTRVERSEPSDSMSSCGLDVVSDAVRRDSGSSNSRDPDIEEEYQIQLALELSAREDPEAVQIEAVKQISLGSCAPENTPAEIVAYRYWNYNALSYDDKILDGFYDLYGILMESTSQKMPSLVDLQGTPLSDCVTWEAVLVNRAADANLLKLEQEALVMAVKSRSESPVFVGSDLVQRLAALVAANMGGPVGDPVNMSRAWQSLSYSLKATLGSMVLPLGSLTIGLARHRALLFKVLADSVGIPCRLVKGQQYTGSDDVAMNFVKIEDGREYIVDLMADPGTLIPSDAAGSHIEYDDSIFSASTLSREIDSSYIASSSSGVVRPYLSAVGNESDDRGELTACANLPRPSKDSLNAEQTLLRALPSRPSHPYMHGRSPSWTEGVSSPAVRRMKVKDVSQYMIDAAKENPQLAQKLHDVLLESGVVAPPNLFTEIYPEHIDVSIVEAKSPTEDKDENEKRPVIRKIKDQDDLGPIGFLPPLPYHGMQPRVSPCVQPDLKPVEGLGFNNLLDFKEVTGQSVSSQSEVNPVKYVKNVPVAAAAAAAAVVASSMVVAAAKSTADPNLELPVAAAATAAAAVVATTAAVGKQYENLETGVHSPSGAAECFNQTDGMQSGGDADGAGYEPHGSGNREHDASGTNPEGERTSDRSADSTKSDVALDDVADCEIPWDEIALGERIGLGSYGEVYRGDWHGTEVAVKKFLDQDISGESLDEFRSEVRIMKRLRHPNVVLFMGAVTRVPNLSIVTEFLPRGSLYRLIHRPNNQLDERRRLRMALDAARGMNYLHNCTPVIVHRDLKSPNLLVDKNWVVKVCDFGLSRMKHSTFLSSRSTAGTAEWMAPEVLRNEPSDEKCDVFSFGVILWELSTLQQPWGGMNPMQVVGAVGFQHRRLDIPDDMDPVVADIIRRCWHTQKFFEN
- the LOC100854850 gene encoding probable serine/threonine-protein kinase SIS8 isoform X9, with product MKNILKKLHIVSNQTEDVEGSTSSRGSKTHDGSSPDRLLHSRPHHNSEHKPFSGLSNWLNSVANRHSPSPPLSSNVTRVERSEPSDSMSSCGLDVVSDAVRRDSGSSNSRDPDIEEEYQIQLALELSAREDPEAVQIEAVKQISLGSCAPENTPAEIVAYRYWNYNALSYDDKILDGFYDLYGILMESTSQKMPSLVDLQGTPLSDCVTWEAVLVNRAADANLLKLEQEALVMAVKSRSESPVFVGSDLVQRLAALVAANMGGPVGDPVNMSRAWQSLSYSLKATLGSMVLPLGSLTIGLARHRALLFKVLADSVGIPCRLVKGQQYTGSDDVAMNFVKIEDGREYIVDLMADPGTLIPSDAAGSHIEYDDSIFSASTLSREIDSSYIASSSSGVVRPYLSAVGNESDDRGELTACANLPRPSKDSLNAEQTLLRALPSRPSHPYMHGRSPSWTEGVSSPAVRRMKVKDVSQYMIDAAKENPQLAQKLHDVLLESGVVAPPNLFTEIYPEHIDVSIVEAKSPTEDKDENEKRPVIRKIKDQDDLGPIGFLPPLPYHGMQPRVSPCVQPDLKPVEGLGFNNLLDFKEVTGQSVSSQSEVNPVKYVKNVPVAAAAAAAAVVASSMVVAAAKSTADPNLELPVAAAATAAAAVVATTAAVGKQYENLETGVHSPSGAAECFNQTDGMQSGGDADGAGYEPHGSGNREHDASGTNPEGERTSDRSADSTKSDVALDDVADCEIPWDEIALGSYGEVYRGDWHGTEVAVKKFLDQDISGESLDEFRSEVRIMKRLRHPNVVLFMGAVTRVPNLSIVTEFLPRGSLYRLIHRPNNQLDERRRLRMALDAARGMNYLHNCTPVIVHRDLKSPNLLVDKNWVVKVCDFGLSRMKHSTFLSSRSTAGTAEWMAPEVLRNEPSDEKCDVFSFGVILWELSTLQQPWGGMNPMQVVGAVGFQHRRLDIPDDMDPVVADIIRRCWHTQKFFEN